In Harpia harpyja isolate bHarHar1 chromosome Z, bHarHar1 primary haplotype, whole genome shotgun sequence, a single window of DNA contains:
- the HEMGN gene encoding hemogen isoform X2, translating to MESLGKDLAYSDSSQPPSANREEHAVPDVSITRRLRDREMLRKRRAEAHEKDSVQWVLRDYKKIKRQRRSRGGRRGRGRQPVMEPSQEPELELDPQPNLQEEAEPAPSSPALPEPVHQLPVLTIQDLAL from the exons ATGGAGAGTTTAGGCAAAGACCTTGCCTATTCGGACTCGTCCCAGCCACCCTCTGCAAACAGGGAGGAGCATGCCGTGCCAG ATGTCAGCATCACCCGTCGCTTGAGAGACCGGGAAATGCTCCGGAAAAGAAGAGCTGAAGCCCATGAGAAAGACTCAGTTCAGTGGGTTCTGAG GGATTACAAGAAGATCAAACGGcaaaggagaagcagaggaggcAGGCGAGGGCGAGGCCGCCAGCCTGTGATGGAGCCCAGCCAGGAGCCAGAACTGGAGCTGGACCCCCAGCCCAACCTGCAGGAGGAGGCTGAGCCAGCGCCCTCCAGTCCAGCACTGCCTGAGCCGGTGCATCAATTGCCCGTGCTGACAATCCAGGACCTG GCCTTGTAG
- the HEMGN gene encoding hemogen isoform X1, whose protein sequence is MESLGKDLAYSDSSQPPSANREEHAVPDVSITRRLRDREMLRKRRAEAHEKDSVQWVLRDYKKIKRQRRSRGGRRGRGRQPVMEPSQEPELELDPQPNLQEEAEPAPSSPALPEPVHQLPVLTIQDLVSEMDLGAAEGEQGAMIEDPVGLVGEEDLLKPAEAEIPEALNIPLENDYQDDEYSTDILF, encoded by the exons ATGGAGAGTTTAGGCAAAGACCTTGCCTATTCGGACTCGTCCCAGCCACCCTCTGCAAACAGGGAGGAGCATGCCGTGCCAG ATGTCAGCATCACCCGTCGCTTGAGAGACCGGGAAATGCTCCGGAAAAGAAGAGCTGAAGCCCATGAGAAAGACTCAGTTCAGTGGGTTCTGAG GGATTACAAGAAGATCAAACGGcaaaggagaagcagaggaggcAGGCGAGGGCGAGGCCGCCAGCCTGTGATGGAGCCCAGCCAGGAGCCAGAACTGGAGCTGGACCCCCAGCCCAACCTGCAGGAGGAGGCTGAGCCAGCGCCCTCCAGTCCAGCACTGCCTGAGCCGGTGCATCAATTGCCCGTGCTGACAATCCAGGACCTGGTCAGTGAGATGGATCTGGGAGCGGCAGAGGGGGAGCAGGGAGCCATGATCGAGGATCCTGTGG GCCTTGTAGGCGAAGAAGACCTCCTGAAAccagcagaagcagaaataccAGAAGCTTTGAATATTCCTCTGGAAAATGATTACCAGGATGATGAGTACAGCACAGatattctattttaa